Proteins encoded in a region of the Mycoplasma feriruminatoris genome:
- a CDS encoding type I restriction-modification system subunit M N-terminal domain-containing protein has product MGNKITKQKLGNIIWESANKLRGNIDAFEYKDYVLGLILYKFLCEKQTEYLLLEWVNKDELKYLDSKLDLKVDV; this is encoded by the coding sequence ATGGGAAATAAAATAACTAAACAAAAGCTAGGTAATATAATTTGAGAATCAGCTAATAAATTAAGAGGCAATATAGATGCATTTGAATATAAAGATTATGTTTTAGGGTTAATTTTATATAAGTTTTTATGTGAGAAACAAACAGAATATTTGTTATTAGAGTGAGTTAATAAAGATGAATTAAAATATTTAGATAGTAAATTGGATCTTAAAGTAGATGTTTAA